Proteins encoded by one window of Pseudonocardia alni:
- a CDS encoding MEDS domain-containing protein produces MPSTDDSPTFEQIATIGGLPVRVHDHVCLLYRGADQRDALMAAFLAEGLRAGHRCYCMITPDRHRGIADAVAALSEPGTGCTDGAAPGAPGHIDFVGPGGSHLHDGGFMSDRMLRFWDDWGDTTFDRDGVLHARIVADMSWAIPLVGTPGFVMDLERYETRFTLWSSRRPQVTAFMYDLDSFDGDVIVPIVRAHPTVWMNGVILTNPYYLQSEYFSEAEAEELNHHAAATRRRPPR; encoded by the coding sequence GTGCCGTCCACAGACGACTCACCGACGTTCGAGCAGATCGCCACCATCGGCGGTCTGCCGGTGCGCGTGCACGACCACGTCTGCCTCCTGTACCGGGGTGCGGACCAGCGGGACGCGCTGATGGCGGCCTTCCTCGCCGAGGGCCTCCGCGCGGGCCACCGGTGCTACTGCATGATCACGCCCGACCGGCACCGCGGGATCGCGGACGCGGTGGCCGCGCTCTCCGAGCCGGGCACGGGGTGCACGGACGGCGCGGCGCCCGGCGCCCCGGGGCACATCGACTTCGTCGGTCCCGGCGGGAGCCACCTGCACGACGGCGGATTCATGTCCGACCGCATGCTGCGCTTCTGGGACGACTGGGGGGACACGACCTTCGACCGCGACGGCGTGCTCCACGCCCGGATCGTCGCGGACATGAGCTGGGCCATCCCGCTCGTCGGCACCCCCGGGTTCGTGATGGACCTGGAGCGCTACGAGACCCGGTTCACCCTGTGGTCGAGCCGTCGCCCGCAGGTCACGGCCTTCATGTACGACCTGGACAGCTTCGACGGCGACGTGATCGTCCCCATCGTCCGGGCGCACCCGACGGTGTGGATGAACGGGGTCATCCTGACCAACCCGTACTACCTGCAGAGCGAGTACTTCTCGGAGGCCGAGGCCGAGGAGCTGAACCACCATGCCGCGGCCACCCGACGACGGCCACCACGGTGA
- a CDS encoding sensor histidine kinase — MTDSDAAAVTDVVVSGGADTGAAAGTAAARARRAAMLTALAAIAPLCVVGVVLTAHSWWEGLIVAVGLVLALGVLRQWSLDGYSRGAVFTLAFTGVNWLVAALSAASPITFVPFALIGSLLVSARPRHRRMWVGALAVVVAASGAAALLPRPPTVTLAGQYVLLPLLGTLFVAGVIVVSEYAWVVVRRLERAREAERELAVAHERMRFAGDLHDIHGHSLHVIKLKAAYAQGLVRGGGEDAAATAVAELGEIRGLVDDALTRTRELAHARHQLNLTAELENTRRLGEAAGITVEVHHDPGAAPAHPLLAQVLREATTNLLRHARPSTVRITTSATRVEITNDGVAPAADAGPELRGLARLRDRLAAAGGDLDVTTTPTTFTVAARLASPGAGTRGTGAARPTGGGGHGRR, encoded by the coding sequence GTGACCGACTCCGATGCCGCCGCCGTGACCGATGTCGTCGTGAGCGGTGGCGCCGACACCGGTGCGGCCGCGGGGACCGCGGCCGCCCGGGCGCGCCGGGCCGCGATGCTCACCGCCCTCGCCGCCATCGCCCCGCTGTGCGTGGTCGGTGTCGTGCTCACGGCGCACAGCTGGTGGGAGGGCCTGATCGTCGCCGTGGGTCTGGTCCTGGCCCTCGGGGTGCTGCGGCAGTGGAGCCTGGACGGCTACTCGCGCGGCGCCGTGTTCACCCTGGCCTTCACCGGGGTGAACTGGCTCGTCGCGGCCCTGAGCGCCGCGAGCCCGATCACCTTCGTGCCCTTCGCGCTCATCGGGTCGCTGCTGGTGTCCGCCCGCCCGCGTCACCGGCGGATGTGGGTCGGTGCGCTCGCCGTGGTCGTCGCGGCGTCCGGTGCCGCGGCGCTCCTGCCCCGGCCGCCCACCGTGACCCTCGCCGGCCAGTACGTGCTCCTGCCCCTGCTCGGCACCCTGTTCGTCGCCGGCGTCATCGTCGTCTCCGAGTACGCGTGGGTCGTCGTGCGTCGTCTGGAACGGGCCCGCGAGGCCGAGCGCGAGCTGGCGGTCGCCCACGAGCGAATGCGGTTCGCGGGCGACCTGCACGACATCCACGGGCACTCGCTGCACGTCATCAAGCTCAAGGCCGCCTACGCCCAGGGCCTCGTCCGCGGCGGCGGCGAGGACGCCGCCGCGACGGCCGTCGCCGAGCTCGGTGAGATCCGGGGACTCGTCGACGACGCCCTCACCCGGACCCGCGAACTCGCCCACGCGCGCCACCAGCTCAACCTGACCGCCGAGCTGGAGAACACCCGTCGGCTGGGCGAGGCCGCCGGGATCACGGTCGAGGTCCACCACGACCCCGGCGCCGCCCCCGCCCACCCGCTGCTCGCCCAGGTGCTGCGCGAGGCCACGACCAACCTGCTCCGCCACGCCCGCCCGAGCACCGTGCGCATCACCACGTCGGCGACCCGGGTCGAGATCACCAACGACGGGGTCGCCCCCGCCGCGGACGCCGGGCCGGAGCTGCGGGGCCTCGCCCGCCTGCGGGACCGCCTGGCCGCGGCCGGCGGCGACCTGGACGTGACCACCACCCCGACGACGTTCACCGTCGCGGCCCGGCTCGCGAGCCCCGGGGCGGGCACGCGCGGTACCGGCGCGGCCCGACCCACGGGAGGTGGGGGCCATGGCCGGCGCTGA
- a CDS encoding STAS domain-containing protein, with translation MTLLSRTGTRLARIEAGVARAAPVRVLRPRGEVDACSAPRLRDDLRREVEACPAVVAVDLSDLEFLGVAGLSVLLEAEQFADERGTAVLLVGSPAPPVERLLGLVGWPVAADAVVTARGIPW, from the coding sequence ATGACGCTGCTCAGCCGGACAGGTACACGCCTCGCACGGATCGAAGCCGGTGTCGCGAGGGCGGCCCCCGTCCGTGTCCTGCGGCCACGTGGTGAGGTCGACGCGTGCAGCGCGCCGCGGCTGCGCGACGACCTGCGCCGGGAGGTCGAGGCGTGTCCGGCGGTGGTCGCCGTCGACCTGTCGGACCTGGAGTTCCTGGGGGTGGCGGGGCTGAGCGTGCTGCTCGAGGCGGAGCAGTTCGCCGACGAGCGCGGCACGGCGGTGCTGCTCGTCGGCTCGCCCGCCCCACCGGTGGAGCGTCTGCTGGGACTGGTGGGCTGGCCGGTCGCGGCCGACGCGGTGGTGACCGCGAGGGGGATCCCGTGGTGA
- a CDS encoding alpha/beta hydrolase, which yields MFRSHLLRLAVGVVSLTAVAACGAPAPPGAAAAAATTPPPQLAAFHDQQITWQPCDGFATSAADRALYANDRFDCARVQVPLDYADPDGPRGQVALLRAKARGEKIGSLLVDPGGPGGSGASFVASLGPVWDNVPVGERFDVIGFDPRGVGASTPRVDCFTDAETDRNALPSTYLFDVADTDRARDIARRCTDATGGVEALTSVGSDKVVQDMDVLRAALGEEKLTYLGYSYGSELGAMYAQTFPQNLRAMVVDGAVDPDISEAQLRLSQFAAWQKAFDDLAATCATEPDCPLGTDPARATEVFQDLTRPLLDHPAPTTDGRTLTYADMVPAVYSSLFSPAQRPQLLQGLRDLAAGRGDTLLALRDASLGRGPDGHYGGPTHIDANLATRCMDNPRRTPAEQAELRDRARRAAPFLDPGRPGGPTHYECEGWPEPPSRTLPWSTDTAGLPPTLTLSLTDDPGTPYQGGVHLARALGGSLLTVEAAQHGIALYGGNACVDRAVTDYLVDLVTPPPGARCGG from the coding sequence ATGTTCCGCTCACACCTGCTCCGGCTCGCCGTGGGAGTGGTGTCGCTGACCGCCGTCGCCGCCTGCGGCGCCCCCGCCCCACCCGGAGCAGCCGCCGCGGCCGCGACCACACCGCCACCACAGCTCGCCGCCTTCCACGACCAGCAGATCACCTGGCAGCCCTGCGACGGGTTCGCCACCTCGGCGGCCGACCGGGCCCTCTACGCGAACGACCGCTTCGACTGCGCACGCGTCCAGGTCCCGCTGGACTACGCCGACCCCGACGGCCCCCGCGGGCAGGTCGCCCTGCTCCGGGCGAAGGCACGCGGCGAGAAGATCGGTTCGCTGCTGGTCGACCCCGGCGGTCCGGGTGGATCCGGTGCGAGCTTCGTGGCCTCCCTGGGCCCGGTCTGGGACAACGTCCCGGTCGGGGAACGCTTCGACGTCATCGGGTTCGACCCGCGCGGAGTCGGCGCGTCGACACCTCGGGTGGACTGCTTCACCGACGCCGAGACCGACCGCAACGCACTGCCCTCGACCTACCTGTTCGACGTCGCCGACACCGACCGGGCCCGCGACATCGCCCGCCGCTGCACCGACGCGACCGGCGGAGTCGAGGCGCTGACCAGCGTCGGGAGCGACAAGGTCGTGCAGGACATGGACGTCCTGCGCGCCGCCCTGGGCGAGGAGAAGCTCACCTACCTCGGCTACAGCTACGGCAGCGAACTGGGTGCGATGTACGCCCAGACGTTCCCGCAGAACCTGCGCGCCATGGTCGTCGACGGCGCCGTCGACCCCGACATCTCCGAGGCACAGCTCCGTCTGTCGCAGTTCGCGGCCTGGCAGAAGGCCTTCGACGACCTCGCCGCCACCTGCGCCACCGAGCCGGACTGCCCGCTGGGCACCGACCCGGCCCGCGCGACCGAGGTCTTCCAGGACCTCACCCGCCCCCTGCTCGACCACCCCGCCCCCACCACCGACGGCCGCACACTCACCTACGCCGACATGGTCCCGGCCGTCTACAGCTCGCTGTTCTCCCCCGCCCAGCGCCCCCAGCTCCTCCAGGGCCTCCGTGACCTGGCCGCAGGACGCGGCGACACGCTGCTCGCCCTGCGCGACGCGTCCCTCGGACGCGGCCCCGACGGCCACTACGGCGGCCCCACCCACATCGACGCCAACCTCGCCACCCGCTGCATGGACAACCCTCGCCGCACCCCCGCCGAACAGGCCGAGCTGCGTGACCGGGCCCGGCGAGCCGCCCCGTTCCTCGACCCCGGCCGCCCCGGCGGACCCACCCACTACGAGTGCGAGGGGTGGCCCGAGCCCCCCAGCCGGACCCTCCCCTGGAGCACCGACACGGCCGGGCTGCCACCCACCCTGACCCTCTCGCTGACCGACGACCCGGGAACCCCCTACCAGGGCGGTGTCCACCTCGCCCGAGCTCTGGGCGGCAGCCTGCTGACCGTCGAGGCGGCCCAGCACGGCATCGCCCTCTACGGCGGCAACGCCTGCGTCGACCGTGCCGTCACCGACTACCTCGTCGACCTCGTGACGCCGCCGCCGGGCGCGCGGTGCGGCGGCTGA
- a CDS encoding response regulator transcription factor, protein MAGAEPVRIVLADDEKLLRTAMAALLPQDGTIVVVAQAEDGDGAVRETLEHRPDVLVVDLEMPGANGLDAVARIREHHPEQAVLMLTRHARPGVLRRALKLGVQGFMSKSADPEDIVAVVHELRAGRRWIAHEVLEASVIDDCPLTDREIDALAETREGYSVAHIARRLHLAHGTVRNYLSSAMQKTGTATRHDAARHAHERGWL, encoded by the coding sequence ATGGCCGGCGCTGAGCCCGTCCGCATCGTGCTGGCCGACGACGAGAAGCTGCTGCGGACCGCGATGGCGGCGCTGCTGCCCCAGGACGGGACGATCGTCGTCGTCGCCCAGGCCGAGGACGGCGACGGGGCCGTGCGGGAGACCCTCGAGCACCGTCCCGACGTGCTCGTCGTCGACCTGGAGATGCCCGGGGCCAACGGCCTCGACGCCGTCGCGCGGATCCGGGAACACCACCCCGAGCAGGCGGTGCTCATGCTCACCCGGCACGCCCGCCCGGGTGTCCTGCGCCGGGCGCTCAAGCTCGGGGTGCAGGGTTTCATGAGCAAGAGCGCCGACCCCGAGGACATCGTCGCGGTCGTCCACGAGCTGCGGGCCGGGCGTCGGTGGATCGCCCACGAGGTCCTCGAGGCATCCGTGATCGACGACTGCCCGCTCACCGACCGCGAGATCGACGCCCTCGCCGAGACCCGCGAGGGCTACTCCGTGGCACACATCGCCCGCCGGCTGCACCTCGCCCACGGGACCGTTCGCAACTACCTGTCCAGCGCGATGCAGAAGACCGGCACCG
- a CDS encoding stage II sporulation protein M: MTALRRTTDILRSDPRGLTLLVALIFGALLLGMGVGVLFPDLELPTLVAGGVSDDLVRTMITNPWLFGTTILLINLFVAAVGGIVVPSLIVPFLGIPVITLYMFNVGVSIAPTDPTTATVLVPHALTLLIELTGYAMVMFGVYQLGRGWVRPSYLGAQTRRRAYVVGLRRLARLAVPTVVVLVVGAYYEAFSVVYLLPRLLVG, translated from the coding sequence ATGACCGCGCTCCGCCGGACGACCGACATCCTGCGCTCGGACCCACGGGGGCTGACACTGCTCGTCGCGCTGATCTTCGGCGCGCTCCTGCTCGGTATGGGGGTCGGCGTCCTGTTCCCCGACCTCGAGCTGCCCACCCTGGTCGCGGGCGGTGTGTCCGACGACCTCGTCCGCACGATGATCACGAATCCCTGGCTCTTCGGGACCACGATCCTCCTGATCAACCTGTTCGTGGCCGCCGTCGGTGGCATCGTGGTGCCCTCGCTCATCGTGCCCTTCCTGGGCATCCCCGTCATCACGCTGTACATGTTCAACGTCGGCGTCTCGATCGCGCCGACCGATCCGACGACCGCGACCGTGCTCGTCCCGCACGCCCTGACGCTGCTGATCGAGCTCACCGGCTACGCCATGGTCATGTTCGGGGTCTACCAGCTCGGTCGCGGTTGGGTCCGCCCGTCCTACCTCGGAGCGCAGACGCGCCGTCGCGCGTACGTCGTCGGCCTGCGGCGCCTCGCGCGACTGGCGGTGCCGACGGTCGTGGTCCTCGTGGTCGGCGCCTACTACGAGGCGTTCTCGGTCGTGTACCTGCTCCCCCGGCTGCTGGTCGGCTGA
- a CDS encoding DUF1931 family protein, which produces MAGPSGVPVFERFFRSVAGLRVDRSDVKRFREFVDGLVDDVAVAGRNSARWNGRDVIAPMDLPIPKGLQERMREFDELDEATEVRAVLAAAVRRPPADVTFSEETEALLPELFGGLGIALARALRAVDPDASNPGTDQWQRATDLVRQVY; this is translated from the coding sequence ATGGCAGGCCCGTCGGGTGTCCCGGTGTTCGAGAGGTTCTTCCGTTCGGTGGCCGGGCTGCGGGTGGACCGGAGCGACGTGAAGCGGTTCCGCGAGTTCGTCGACGGGCTGGTCGACGACGTCGCCGTCGCGGGCCGGAACTCGGCCCGGTGGAACGGCCGGGACGTCATCGCCCCGATGGACCTGCCGATCCCGAAGGGGCTCCAGGAGCGGATGCGCGAGTTCGACGAGCTGGACGAGGCGACGGAGGTCCGCGCCGTGCTCGCCGCGGCCGTGCGCAGGCCGCCGGCCGACGTGACGTTCTCCGAGGAGACCGAGGCGCTGCTGCCGGAGCTCTTCGGTGGTCTCGGCATCGCCCTCGCGCGGGCCCTCCGGGCCGTCGACCCGGACGCGTCGAACCCCGGCACGGACCAGTGGCAGCGCGCCACCGACCTCGTCCGGCAGGTGTACTGA